From Oncorhynchus mykiss isolate Arlee chromosome 6, USDA_OmykA_1.1, whole genome shotgun sequence, the proteins below share one genomic window:
- the LOC110525523 gene encoding cytospin-A isoform X5, producing MGIREPSMKKTGRPVGTKAQSGERGKTEGTATGTTGKAAAKTTTTAPLSKVKSNDDLLAAMAGGTPATNRTVTKNKRTASTGNSNGNPDSKPKTSTGSSAKRVTSSTSKEPNSSRDRLRTSRTSPSKKQSSGAGQGDVAQGKCSRSQQLAESEGRMNKSKSDRQISDKVALEAKVEDLLGLAKSKDVEILHLRSELRDMRAQLGLGREEVPPEEGEGGRGEEKSLEREVSAITAADVESTLLLLQDQNHAIREELNLLKSENRMLKDRLNALGFSLEQRLDGSDKLFNYASLSPDLAASSRHSDGRCTGTLTSSVEGSAPGSLEDLLTDQQHGGSLDNLDSESSEVYQGVTSSDDALDAPSGASSSSESESLPSRERSCRGSSGNASEVSLACLTERIHQMEENQHSTAEELQATLQELADLQQITQELNGENERLGEEKVILMDSLCQQSDKLEHYGRQIEYFRSLLDDHHVSYVLEEDIKSGRYMELEQRYVDLADNARFDREQLLGVQQHLSNTLKMAEQDNAEAQELIGALKERNHHMERIMESERQDRGAMVAALEEYKAAVSSDQVELSRCRAQLDQERQKVAELYSIHNSGDKSDICQLLEGVRLDKEEAEGRAAKLQEDLGHACSDVTRLQDTLNKLDGEYQDFQEQVQKQMAEQKRGLEKQRGELLEKETEIGDMKETIFELEDEVEQHRAVKLHDNLVITDLENSVKKLQDQKHDMEREIKILHRRLREESAEWRQFQADLQTAVVIANDIKSEAQEEIGDMRHRLREAQEKNEKLGKELEEVKNRKQDEERGRVYNYMNAVERDLAALRQGMGLSRRSSTSSEPSPTVKTLIKSFDNASSQGTPTCECLVPPTSAPAVTLPRTPLSPSPMKTPPAAAITPMQRQSITGSISAAKPLSSLNDKRPSYTDISMPAEHHLRGSSASRPASALQRVSNMDSSKAMAISAQIRLFRCHLL from the exons AAGCAATGATGATCTGCTAGCAGCAATGGCAGGGGGAACTCCAGCTACGAACCGCACTGTGACCAAGAATAAGAGGACTGCCTCCACGGGGAACAGCAATGGTAACCCAGACAGTAAACCAAAGACTAGCACAG GTTCCTCAGCCAAACGTGTGACGTCCTCGACCTCCAAGGAGCCCAACTCATCAAGGGATCGTCTGCGGACATCCAGAACATCGCCTAGTAAGAAGCAGTCATCAGGGGCAGGGCAGGGAGATGTGGCCCAGGGAAAGTGCTCTCGCAGCCAGCAGCTAGCAGAGTCAGAGGGCCGCATGAACAAGTCTaaatcagacagacagatcagTGACAAGGTGGCCCTGGAGGCCAAGGTGGAGGACCTGCTGGGTTTGGCCAAGAGCAAAGACGTGGAGATCCTGCACCTACGCAGTGAGCTGAGAGATATGAGGGCTCAGCTGGGCCTGGGACGGGAAGAGGTGCCCCCAGAGGAGGGAGAAGGCGGAAGGGGGGAGGAGAAGTCCCTGGAGAGGGAGGTGTCGGCCATCACAGCAGCGGACGTGGAGTCCACGCTGCTCCTCCTGCAGGATCAGAACCATGCCATCCGTGAGGAGCTGAACCTGTTGAAGAGTGAGAACCGCATGCTGAAGGACCGGCTCAATGCGCTTGGCTTCTCCCTGGAGCAGAGGCTGGATGGCTCTGACAAGCTCTTTAACTACGCCTCCCTGAGCCCAGACCTGGCTGCCAGCAGCAGACACAGCGATGGCAGGTGCACTGGTACCCTTACGTCCTCTGTGGAGGGCTCTGCTCCGGGCTCCCTGGAGGACCTGCTGACGGACCAACAGCACGGTGGTTCATTGGACAACTTGGACAGTGAGTCCAGCGAGGTCTACCAGGGTGTCACATCCAGCGACGACGCCCTGGACGCCCCCTCcggagcctcctcctcctccgagtCTGAGAGCCTGCCCAGCCGAGAACGCTCGTGCCGGGGCAGCAGCGGCAACGCCAGCGAGGTGTCTTTGGCCTGCCTGACAGAGCGAATCCACCAAATGGAGGAGAACCAGCACAGCACGGCCGAGGAGCTGCAGGCTACACTACAGGAGCTGGCTGACCTGCAGCAGATCACCCAGGAGCTGAATGGAGAGAACGAAAGGCTAGGGGAAGAGAAGGTAATCCTCATGGACTCTCTGTGTCAGCAGAGCGACAAGCTGGAGCACTACGGCCGGCAGATTGAGTACTTCCGCTCTCTGCTGGACGATCACCACGTGTCCTACGTCCTGGAGGAGGACATCAAGAGCGGCCGCTACATGGAGCTGGAGCAGCGCTACGTGGACCTGGCCGACAACGCCCGCTTCGACAGGGAGCAGCTACTGGGGGTGCAGCAGCACCTCAGCAACACACTAAAGATGGCTGAGCAGGACAACGCCGAGGCCCAGGAGTTGATCGGCGCTCTGAAGGAGAGAAACCACCACATGGAGCGCATCATGGAGTCAGAGAGGCAGGACCGGGGGGCCATGGTGGCAGCGCTGGAGGAGTACAAGGCGGCGGTGAGCAGTGACCAGGTAGAGCTGAGCCGCTGCAGGGCCCAGCTGGACCAGGAGAGGCAGAAGGTGGCTGAGCTCTACTCCATCCACAACTCTGGAGACAAGAGTGACATCTGCCAGCTGCTGGAGGGTGTTCGGCTGGACAAGGAGGAGGCAGAGGGCAGGGCTGCCAAACTGCAGGAGGACCTGGGCCACGCCTGCAGTGATGTCACCAGGCTGCAGGACACCCTCAATAAG CTGGATGGGGAGTACCAGGACTTCCAGGAACAGGTACAGAAGCAGATGGCTGAGCAGAAGCGTGGGCTGGAGAAACAGCGCGGTGAGCTGCTGGAGAAGGAGACTGAGATCGGGGACATGAAGGAGACCATATTTGAGCTGGAGGATGAGGTGGAGCAGCACCGAGCAGTCAAACTCCACGACAACCTCGTCATCACAGACCTGGAGA ACTCTGTGAAAAAACTGCAGGACCAGAAGCATGACATGGAGCGGGAGATTAAGATCCTCCACCGGAGGCTGAGG GAAGAGTCGGCAGAGTGGCGTCAGTTCCAGGCTGATCTGCAGACGGCCGTGGTTATCGCTAATGACATCAAGTCGGAAGCACAGGAGGAGATTGGGGATATGCGTCACCGTCTCCGCGAGGCCCAGGAGAAGAACGAGAAGCTGGGCAAGGAGCTGGAGGAAGTCAAGAACCGCAA gcaggatgaggagaggggCAGGGTGTATAACTACATGAATGCAGTGGAGAGGGATCTGGCTGCACTTAGGCAGGGTATGGGCCTGAGCCGTCGCTCCTCTACCTCCTCAGAGCCCTCTCCCACCGTCAAAACCCTCATCAAGAGCTTCGACAATGCCTCCTCACAAGGTACCCCAACCTGCGAGT GCCTAGTCCCCCCGACCTCTGCCCCTGCTGTCACATTACCACGCACTCCCCTGAGCCCCAGCCCCATGAAGACCCCTCCTGCTGCCGCCATCACACCCATGCAG AGACAGTCCATAACTGGGTCCATCTCAGCAGCcaaacccctctcctctctgaatGACAAAAGGCCCAGCTACACAGACATCAGCATGCCAG CAGAGCATCATCTTAGGGGCTCCTCTGCCAGCCGCCCTGCCTCTGCTCTGCAGAGGGTCTCAAACATGGACTCATCTAAGGCCATGGCCATATCAG CACAGATCAGACTTTTCAGGTGTCACTTGCTGTGA
- the LOC110525523 gene encoding cytospin-A isoform X4, giving the protein MGIREPSMKKTGRPVGTKAQSGERGKTEGTATGTTGKAAAKTTTTAPLSKVKSNDDLLAAMAGGTPATNRTVTKNKRTASTGNSNGNPDSKPKTSTGSSAKRVTSSTSKEPNSSRDRLRTSRTSPSKKQSSGAGQGDVAQGKCSRSQQLAESEGRMNKSKSDRQISDKVALEAKVEDLLGLAKSKDVEILHLRSELRDMRAQLGLGREEVPPEEGEGGRGEEKSLEREVSAITAADVESTLLLLQDQNHAIREELNLLKSENRMLKDRLNALGFSLEQRLDGSDKLFNYASLSPDLAASSRHSDGRCTGTLTSSVEGSAPGSLEDLLTDQQHGGSLDNLDSESSEVYQGVTSSDDALDAPSGASSSSESESLPSRERSCRGSSGNASEVSLACLTERIHQMEENQHSTAEELQATLQELADLQQITQELNGENERLGEEKVILMDSLCQQSDKLEHYGRQIEYFRSLLDDHHVSYVLEEDIKSGRYMELEQRYVDLADNARFDREQLLGVQQHLSNTLKMAEQDNAEAQELIGALKERNHHMERIMESERQDRGAMVAALEEYKAAVSSDQVELSRCRAQLDQERQKVAELYSIHNSGDKSDICQLLEGVRLDKEEAEGRAAKLQEDLGHACSDVTRLQDTLNKLDGEYQDFQEQVQKQMAEQKRGLEKQRGELLEKETEIGDMKETIFELEDEVEQHRAVKLHDNLVITDLENSVKKLQDQKHDMEREIKILHRRLREESAEWRQFQADLQTAVVIANDIKSEAQEEIGDMRHRLREAQEKNEKLGKELEEVKNRKQDEERGRVYNYMNAVERDLAALRQGMGLSRRSSTSSEPSPTVKTLIKSFDNASSQGTPTCECLVPPTSAPAVTLPRTPLSPSPMKTPPAAAITPMQRQSITGSISAAKPLSSLNDKRPSYTDISMPAEHHLRGSSASRPASALQRVSNMDSSKAMAISVSRRSSEEMKRDISAPEGGTSSSLMAMGSASSLSSSSPTASVTPTARSRLREERKDPLSALAREYGGSKRNALLKWCQKKTEGYQNIDITNFSSSWNDGLAFCAVLHTYLPAHIPYQELTSQDKRQNFTLAFQAAESVGIKSTLQQYDAHVITSWLSLSPI; this is encoded by the exons AAGCAATGATGATCTGCTAGCAGCAATGGCAGGGGGAACTCCAGCTACGAACCGCACTGTGACCAAGAATAAGAGGACTGCCTCCACGGGGAACAGCAATGGTAACCCAGACAGTAAACCAAAGACTAGCACAG GTTCCTCAGCCAAACGTGTGACGTCCTCGACCTCCAAGGAGCCCAACTCATCAAGGGATCGTCTGCGGACATCCAGAACATCGCCTAGTAAGAAGCAGTCATCAGGGGCAGGGCAGGGAGATGTGGCCCAGGGAAAGTGCTCTCGCAGCCAGCAGCTAGCAGAGTCAGAGGGCCGCATGAACAAGTCTaaatcagacagacagatcagTGACAAGGTGGCCCTGGAGGCCAAGGTGGAGGACCTGCTGGGTTTGGCCAAGAGCAAAGACGTGGAGATCCTGCACCTACGCAGTGAGCTGAGAGATATGAGGGCTCAGCTGGGCCTGGGACGGGAAGAGGTGCCCCCAGAGGAGGGAGAAGGCGGAAGGGGGGAGGAGAAGTCCCTGGAGAGGGAGGTGTCGGCCATCACAGCAGCGGACGTGGAGTCCACGCTGCTCCTCCTGCAGGATCAGAACCATGCCATCCGTGAGGAGCTGAACCTGTTGAAGAGTGAGAACCGCATGCTGAAGGACCGGCTCAATGCGCTTGGCTTCTCCCTGGAGCAGAGGCTGGATGGCTCTGACAAGCTCTTTAACTACGCCTCCCTGAGCCCAGACCTGGCTGCCAGCAGCAGACACAGCGATGGCAGGTGCACTGGTACCCTTACGTCCTCTGTGGAGGGCTCTGCTCCGGGCTCCCTGGAGGACCTGCTGACGGACCAACAGCACGGTGGTTCATTGGACAACTTGGACAGTGAGTCCAGCGAGGTCTACCAGGGTGTCACATCCAGCGACGACGCCCTGGACGCCCCCTCcggagcctcctcctcctccgagtCTGAGAGCCTGCCCAGCCGAGAACGCTCGTGCCGGGGCAGCAGCGGCAACGCCAGCGAGGTGTCTTTGGCCTGCCTGACAGAGCGAATCCACCAAATGGAGGAGAACCAGCACAGCACGGCCGAGGAGCTGCAGGCTACACTACAGGAGCTGGCTGACCTGCAGCAGATCACCCAGGAGCTGAATGGAGAGAACGAAAGGCTAGGGGAAGAGAAGGTAATCCTCATGGACTCTCTGTGTCAGCAGAGCGACAAGCTGGAGCACTACGGCCGGCAGATTGAGTACTTCCGCTCTCTGCTGGACGATCACCACGTGTCCTACGTCCTGGAGGAGGACATCAAGAGCGGCCGCTACATGGAGCTGGAGCAGCGCTACGTGGACCTGGCCGACAACGCCCGCTTCGACAGGGAGCAGCTACTGGGGGTGCAGCAGCACCTCAGCAACACACTAAAGATGGCTGAGCAGGACAACGCCGAGGCCCAGGAGTTGATCGGCGCTCTGAAGGAGAGAAACCACCACATGGAGCGCATCATGGAGTCAGAGAGGCAGGACCGGGGGGCCATGGTGGCAGCGCTGGAGGAGTACAAGGCGGCGGTGAGCAGTGACCAGGTAGAGCTGAGCCGCTGCAGGGCCCAGCTGGACCAGGAGAGGCAGAAGGTGGCTGAGCTCTACTCCATCCACAACTCTGGAGACAAGAGTGACATCTGCCAGCTGCTGGAGGGTGTTCGGCTGGACAAGGAGGAGGCAGAGGGCAGGGCTGCCAAACTGCAGGAGGACCTGGGCCACGCCTGCAGTGATGTCACCAGGCTGCAGGACACCCTCAATAAG CTGGATGGGGAGTACCAGGACTTCCAGGAACAGGTACAGAAGCAGATGGCTGAGCAGAAGCGTGGGCTGGAGAAACAGCGCGGTGAGCTGCTGGAGAAGGAGACTGAGATCGGGGACATGAAGGAGACCATATTTGAGCTGGAGGATGAGGTGGAGCAGCACCGAGCAGTCAAACTCCACGACAACCTCGTCATCACAGACCTGGAGA ACTCTGTGAAAAAACTGCAGGACCAGAAGCATGACATGGAGCGGGAGATTAAGATCCTCCACCGGAGGCTGAGG GAAGAGTCGGCAGAGTGGCGTCAGTTCCAGGCTGATCTGCAGACGGCCGTGGTTATCGCTAATGACATCAAGTCGGAAGCACAGGAGGAGATTGGGGATATGCGTCACCGTCTCCGCGAGGCCCAGGAGAAGAACGAGAAGCTGGGCAAGGAGCTGGAGGAAGTCAAGAACCGCAA gcaggatgaggagaggggCAGGGTGTATAACTACATGAATGCAGTGGAGAGGGATCTGGCTGCACTTAGGCAGGGTATGGGCCTGAGCCGTCGCTCCTCTACCTCCTCAGAGCCCTCTCCCACCGTCAAAACCCTCATCAAGAGCTTCGACAATGCCTCCTCACAAGGTACCCCAACCTGCGAGT GCCTAGTCCCCCCGACCTCTGCCCCTGCTGTCACATTACCACGCACTCCCCTGAGCCCCAGCCCCATGAAGACCCCTCCTGCTGCCGCCATCACACCCATGCAG AGACAGTCCATAACTGGGTCCATCTCAGCAGCcaaacccctctcctctctgaatGACAAAAGGCCCAGCTACACAGACATCAGCATGCCAG CAGAGCATCATCTTAGGGGCTCCTCTGCCAGCCGCCCTGCCTCTGCTCTGCAGAGGGTCTCAAACATGGACTCATCTAAGGCCATGGCCATATCAG TGTCCCGCAGGAGCAGTGAGGAGATGAAGAGGGACATCTCTGCCCCTGAGGGTGGCACCTCGTCCTCTCTGATGGCCATGGGCTCTgcttcctccctgtcctcctcctctcccaccgcCTCCGTCACCCCCACTGCACGCAGCCGCCTCCG AGAGGAGCGGAAGGACCCCCTCTCAGCCCTGGCCCGGGAGTATGGGGGTTCCAAGAGGAACGCACTGCTCAAGTGGTGCCAGAAGAAGACTGAGGGGTACCAG AACATCGACATAACAAACTTCAGCAGCAGCTGGAACGACGGCCTTGCGTTCTGTGCTGTGCTACACACCTACCTGCCTGCTCACATCCCCTACCAGGAGCTCACGAGCCAGGACAAG AGGCAAAATTTCACACTAGCCTTCCAGGCTGCAGAGAGTGTGGGGATCAAGTCCACTCTG